The genomic segment CATGTACACCGGCTGGTCGGGATCGATAGCCAGAATCTGACGCTCCACCGCGCTCACCAGGGCATGCGGCTCGGTTGCGGTACGAATCACGATGCTCATGCTGGGCGACGGATTCTGCATCTCGGGCCAATAGAGCTGCACCCGGGACGGTGACTCGAGCGTGCGATAGCGAACGTGGCGCACAACCCCCACTACGGTCATCCAGCGTGCCGTCGATTGCGCGCCGCCCCGTTTGATCCGTTTCCCGATCGGATCCTCATTCGGCCAGAAAGTCCGTGCCATCGTCTCGTCTACTATGGCCACTGGAGCAGCATTTTCGGAATCCTGCTCATCAAAATAACGACCGCGCAGCAGTTCGATTCCCAGGGCCTGAAACAGCCCAGCCGTCACAGGCCTTCGGTCCGCTTCCGGCGTCCGGTTTTCCGCAGGGACGGTTTGTGTGTCGACCGTAACCGTTCCCGAGCTGTTCTGGCCGCTCAGCGGAAGCAATCCGATTGCACCTGCCGCTTCCACGCCCGGCAGCGCTGCAAGCCGACGGTTCAGCTCGCGATAAAACACGCGAACCTTGCCGGGGTCGCCGTACCTCGAATCGGGAAGCGCAATCCGCATGGTCAGCACATTGTGCGGCCGAAATCCCGGATCGACTGCCTGCAATCGCAGGAAACTGCGGATCAGAAGGCCGGCGCCCGCGAGCAGCGCAAGCGACATGGCCACCTCGGCCACGACAAGGGCGTCGCGCAACCGCCGCCGAGCCGTCCCCGACGTCACCGGACGCCCCGCTTCCTTAAGTGATTCGGGATTGAATTCTGCAGAGGAGCGGAGCGCCGGCCACAAACCAAACACCATGCCGGTGAGGACCGCAATGGCGGCCGTGAAGCCCAGCACGGGCCAGTTGAGCTCTGCCTGGGTGATCCGTGGCATAGAACTCTCTGCAACTCGAATGAGCGCCATCAATACCCATTTCGCCAGTGCCATCCCAACCAGCGCCCCGGCCATTGACAACACCAGGCTTTCGGTCAGCAATTGGCGGACGAGGCGAAAGCGGCTTGCTCCGAGCGCATTGCGGACTGCGAGTTCGCGTTCGCGACTCGATGCTCTTGCGAGCAGCAGGTTGGCCACATTGGAACATGCGATCAGAAGCACAAAAACAACCGACCCCATCAGGATCAACAGCGCCGGCCGGAGATCTCCGATGATGTCCTCCAGCAGAGGTGTCATGATCACCCGAAAACCAAAATTCTTGTATGGATAGTCGGGCACCCCCTCGATGATCCGCTGCGAAACTCCTTCCATGTCGGCCTGGGCAGCAGCGAATGAAATGTCGTCGCGGATCCGGGCAATCGCCAGCAGACCATGATTGCCCCGACGGGATGGCGCCAGATCATCCGCCGCGAATGCGAGCGGGGTCCATATCTCCGCTTCCTCAGGATAGCCGAAGCCCTTGGGCATGACCCCTATGATCTGAAAGCTCCCGCCGTTAATGTTGAGCGGCCGACCCGCAATATTCGGATCCGATCCGAAACGGCGTTGCCACAGGCCATAGCTGATGATGATCACGCCATTCCGTCCTACGGTCTCTTCTTCCGGCCGGAACGACCGTCCGACTAACGGTTGAACGCCCAGCAGCCGGAAGAAGCTCGCCGAGACGGCGGCGCCTTCGATTCGTTCCGGTTTTTCCGAAACTCTGATGTTGTAGCTGTTTCCGTCAATGGCAGCGATTTCAGAGAATGCTTTCGAAGTCGTTCGCAGATCCATAAATTCAGGGGCAGAAACCCAGTTCTGATCCTTCGGTATGCCAATACCCGTGAAACGCATCCATAGGATCACGAGCTTGTCCGGCTTTTCATAAGGGAGCGACTGCAACAGCACCGCGTGGATTACGCTGAACATCGCGGCGTTGGCACCGATTCCCAAGCTCAGTACCAGGATGGCAATTGAAGTAAAGGATGGGGATCGGCGCAGCATTCTTAGGGCGTAGCGAACATCATTGGCCATGGTAAAGGAGCCTCCAAGGAGGAATCCGGCATATCCATCTCCAGCGGTGAGATTCGTTTGCCGCTTTTGTCATGCAGGAATGATTCGGCATATCTACAGTATATGCCGTTTCATGAGAAAAGGTTCCCGCCGCGGGAGGATTTCAGCGGGATCTTCGTCGGTGAAGGGAAACCTGCTGTAGCGCGGAGCTGAGGAGGACGACCGACCCTATCCAATCCCGGCTGCGGGAGCGCCCGTGGCTCTGGCTGTCGGCAACCGGCAACTCGGCTGGTTGGACCTGTGGGGGAACGGAGCGCTCGCAAGCACCCAGTTGCACCGCTCACTCGGGGACACCTCACAACTCCTGGCCTGCCACTTGTCGGGGACACGGTCAGCCTGACGGAACCTTCAGGGCGCGCCCGGGAAACGGGCGTCCGGTCGAATTCTCTCCTTTATGACCTCGCTGAACTCGCAGACCTCCAATATCACCCACCCCGCACTCGCCATAGATGCGCCTGACAAGCTCGGGGACGGCATAAGATATCATCCCGTACTGAATGCACTCCCCATATCCCATCGGGAGATGCTTGAGGATCGTTGCGCGCACCGCCTTAATCGCCTGCACCACTCCGGCAGCAATTGCGCCAAATATTCTCTCACGGTATTCGCTTTGCCGGTCACCATGGAAATGTTGTTGCTCTCTCCTGGCGGCACTGGCGGCCATGCCTGTTCGCGCCCTGCGCTGGAGAAGTACTCATCGGATCCAGATGTCAAATCGCCCGGGTGCGTCCTGGACCCATGACGAACGGCGTTAAAGCCTCGCGGCGATAGAATGCGGCTTCAAGCCGGCAGAAATCTTTTCGGGCTGCTAGGTCTCCTTATAAAGCGAGGCACCCGCAAGTGCCGCGATCGGGGCTTCGAACAATCCCCAAATCATGCTGATCACAAACAGCTTGGCAGGAAACATTTCCATGACCATCCCGGAAAGCGACGGCCACGCATAGGCGAGAGTCCATACCACCAGCCCTGCACAGATGGCGGTCTTGGGCCCTGCTGAAAAGCGGGGACGGATGGCTGCGTACACCCAAGTCAGAAAGATTCCCAGAAACATGCATAACACGACCAGGATCGGGATCGCGCTCCCACTCATCACCGGCTTATTTAGCGCCTTCATTGCATCTGCCCAGTCTGTCTTTAGAATCTGCTCGTTGAGGATGAACTCACCGATATTGATAATCACTCCGGCAACCAGCCCTCCGAGCACTACACGTCCGTAGTTGATCTTCCCCATTGCCTTCTCCTCGCGGCAAATACGGAAAAACCGCCGCCATCGAATTGTAGAAAAACGCTCGATTCCGCCTGAAATTCCTATTAATCATTCTAGCATGCAACGGCATTGGTTGTCGCCTGACGAACGACCTGTTCTGCAGATGCCTGGACCTTCAGCTTCTCCCGGGCGAACCGGGGACAAACCGGGATATACATTCGTCCGTTCCTATCACTTGTTCATTTCGCGCTTCATCTCTTTAACCCGGATTATTCATGAATGTGCGACCAGGATGCAGTTTTGGACGCGGAAAAACGCCGACCGCCGCCGACCGTTCGGTCTCGGTCGGCGTGCAGGAGATCCTGCCTGCGTCAATCCGCGTCCAATTTTGTTGCTTTTCACGGGCGTACGGTTCTGCTTCATGAATAATTCAGGTTAACGGAGACATCTCGCAGATGCTGCGTGAAATACCAATGGAATCAGAGCCGCATGGATAGGATCGGTCCTGGGGCTGCTGCCGGCGCTTGCGGCCGTCCGCCCGATATCCAATTACGTCGTTGCGATTCCAGCCCTTGATCCCGTCTGCCTTGTCACGGTACCCGTGGCCCTCGGCGGAACCGTCCTGCTCGCCTGCTATCTCCCACTCCGGCGCGCAGCTCGTGTGGGCCCCCTGATAGCCTTGAGAGAACTGTGAGATTGGAAAACCAGGGAAATACGTCACCCGTTCGTCGGCAAACCTCAGTAAATCCCGGGACATCCCCGTACTCTATTCCAGTTTGTCCCCGGATCTCAATGCGGAACACAGCGGGGGCAGAGCCCAAGCCAATTTCCGTATAACGACCTCGTAGCCGGCAAAGACAGCAGCACAGGGAAATTATTCACAAAAATGTTCTGATCCTTTGGGATACTTTTGGCATCTCTTTGACACGACAGGCTTATAATGTTTTTGGATATTGGAATTCCGCTGGAAACTCAGTGATTCAATCCAACAAAGGGCGGATCTCATGAAGGGACCAGGTGCGATTGTAGTCGCGAAGCCGGCGACGATGTTCGCAAAGCGGGGCGTCCCCATCCTGACTGCGTTTCTGCTGACTGCGGCGTTGATGGCAGATGACTGGAGGGAGAAGCCATTCGACTCATGGAATTGGCAGGATGTTATGAAGATTCTGTACAAATCACCTTGGATTTGTGTTTCGTCAACGAGCTTCAGCGCGCCGGCGGTGAGCTCTCGCGCACCGGCGGAGCACGACTATTCGCCATCCGCCTACAACAACTATCTCGTTCCGTTTTATTCAGTGCTCCGTTTGGTGACCGCCAAGCCAATCAGAGACGCCTACCTGCGCCAAGTTTTCTTCCAGGGGGCACAGGCTGGATGGGGGATTGACGTTAAGAACTTCGCCAATGACGCGACTAAGAATGGCCGGGAAGCACTGAAGCATTTTGCAAAATCCAATCCAAACGATATAATGGTTAAAGGGGATCCCGAACACATTGTGGTTTCCATCACGTTTTCACCGTCTTTTTTGTCTGCTCCACCAAGAATCAGTTGGTCGGGCGTGACCGTCTCGGATCCCCTCGAGGGCATCCAGCAATCTGACTTCTTGTCGGTAACCTTTTTGTCGACCAGGACCGGAAAACACATTGCTCTTGATCATTACCTGCCCCCGGGCAAGGATGGTCTGGGCGCCAAGTTCTTCTTCCCTCGCACGACACGGGACGGCACCCCATCCATTGTCAAGGAGGACAAGGAACTCCGTTTCGAGACTCGCATCAAGGGCAAGAGGATCCAGGCAAAGTTCGATCTTGCGAAGCTGAGCTACCAAAGCAAACTGGAACTTTAGCGCAAATGAGTGCACATTCGGATACAACCGCAATGAGATGGGTGTACTTTTCGCAACTGTGCGATCTGAGCCTATGTCGGAGCAACGCGCAGAGTCGACATAAGCTGTTCTGGCGGATTCTATAGGGATGGCCCTACCCTACCGCATCAATTGCCTTCGCGCTTCGCCTGCTGGCTGCCTTGAATGCGGATTGTAATCGCCTCACATGATGAAGATAATGCCAGATTATGTGCACCGCTTGAACTCTGATGCACAGTGGAGGCGTTCTTGGACGAGCTTACTTTCAGGGGTTGGACAGTTAAGTTTGACTTTGATGCGACCCGCTCCGAATATTCAAAGGCCCCTATTGGTGCTGCCGAACAATGCGGATGTTTAGAGTGCCAGAATTTCATCGCGGCACGAAACCTGGGACTGGTTTACCCAGACGAGATCATCCGGCTCTTTCATACACTCGGCATCGATGTTGCCCGCGAATGCGAACTCTATTCTATCGGAAAGGTTGCAACGGGCCGTCACGAGTACGGTGGGTGGTTTGACGTGGTTGGGCGCATCATCAGGGATGAAAACCAATCGACCGAGATTACGGCTGATTTTGAATTGATACCAGTTGTTCGCCCCGGACCCTTTACGCCGAGTCAGGGCTTCCCTGAACCGTCATTCCGACTGGAATTTCAAGTGAATGTTCCCTGGGTCCTGAATCGTTAATGTCGTAACCAGCAAATCCCCGGGGGCGACTTGTCCGGTTTCGCCGTTAACCGCCCGGAATGCCGATGTTTGACCTGTTGACTGGCCAAATATCAACTTCCCAGAACGCTGTATTTCGTCCGGAATGCCGGTTGTCCCGGTCTCTCTGAAATTCGCAGAACGCCGCTCGGGAGTTGGGATGATTGCCTTTCTACATCGGCTAGGGACGTGCGTCAAAGCTTTCCGGATTCTGAAAGCGATCAGCAATGTGTCGTCGCCGCTACTTCAAACGGTAGGGCCTCTCGAAAATCCATTTCTTGAGGTCTGGGAGCGAGATCATGCCGAACGAGTGCCAAGAATCACAATGCACTTTATCCGTTACATGGAATTCACAGCCCTGGAAGAAGTCTCCGTCTCGCGTTTTCATGTATATCGTGATGCCGTTGTCCTTTAGATTGAAGTCACGGACCACGATTTCCTGAACTCCGTGCCATTTGGTCTCGATCTCTTTGCGGAGTCCTGCCGCAACGCGCCGCTTCTCTTCATTGTCGGGTGACGGCTCCCAGAGTGGTATGGTGCGCAGATCAATGGTCGTAGTGCATCTCCTAATGGGTAAACCGCGGCGATAGTTGTCATACGTGTATTTTACGACGCATTTTTGCCAGTCAAGTTCAGCCGGGCACGAGCCACCACCTATCGGGCCATCTTCACTGAATAAATATGATATCCGCATTGTAGACACAGCCCCTGGCACCTCCTCCAGCATATAGAAACCAGTTAGTCGTCCTTGTTGCCAAACGTTTAGATGGATCTGTTGCAATCCTCTCCACGGATCCTCTTGTCCCATCCTTTCATAGGCGATAAAATACTTAAACCTCTCAAGTGCGACCGGATCGGGGCATGTTGGCGTTGATGCAGGCTTCTGAATTACTCCGAGGTCTAGCTCTTCGATTTGCTCAGGTGCTGCCCTTCCACCAGTCGCAAGCTCCTGCGCTTCTTGTCCTGCTCGCAGTGTATCAGTAGCAGAAACCGCGGCAAATGACAGACAGACAGTTCCGGCAATTCTGCATACAGATGAAGCACTGATCAACTCAGCCGTCCTCCCATCGAGTGCGATACGCGCCCTTCGTTATTTCCTTCAGAATATTACAATATCCAGATCACGTCAAGCGATCCTAATCAATCGGGCTGCATGCCCGCTGTAACTGAAACCTGGAAGAAGCGGCAGTCAATTGTCGTATAGTCTGCTACCAGGACAAGTTCATTTATGCACCGGTTCCGCTCCTATTGAGTACGATGAAGCACAGTTCAGTTATCGGCAGATGGGCAGTCCCAGAAATTCTCGGCCGTGGAGTCTAAAGACTCCTTCGTTGAGCGAGCTTGATCTGACCGAGCCCGGCCACACCCGTGATCAACGCAGCGACCAGCAGCACCTGAATCATCAAATGCATACCGTCCGGTGCCACGTGGTTGCCAAAAGAGGGCAAAATCTTCATCGTAGGACCTTGGGCATATTCAAGTTGGCCTTGTCAGAGCCCAGCGTACCGGATATTTCCAGGTTACTCCCCTGAGACGTTCGAGGAGATCAGGGTGGTAGCGTGGTGTTTCCGTGGCGGCATCTCCCATAACAGGACTTCAGGACAATAGCGATCTGGCGACGGTCAAAATCCTTAGGCATTGATCATAGAACGGCAGCAAGGTCAATGGCCGGGCGAGGGATTTGTCTGCCCCGCCATCCCTTTCTGGGTGTAAAATCCTGTCAGAGCAGCTCACAGCTGTGAATTAGAGAGGCCGGAAAGTCGACATGGTTGCTCAAGTGCGAACCTGAGGGCCCGTGAGGAGGGCAGACGAACGGACGCCTTGGCGTGGACTTCGATCGGAAACGCGGCTCGTCCTCCCTATCCGCTCCGCCGCTGATCGCGCTCAGCGTTGGTTTGGCTGCGATTTCCACCGCTCAGATGACAATGGAGAAGCTGCGAAACTTTTCGGGATGCGAAGTACACCTTACCAACATCCCAACCCCGGAGGGCGAGGCTGGGCTGAAGCGCCTGGGCGTGGATCTTGCGAGCGCCCCGCGTTTCTCCTCGCGCGATCTCCTCCCACAGACAGAGGAATTCAAGAGTCGACCTGCCACCGGAAATGAAGATGAGGCACTCATGAAAAAGATCATTGCTTTTTCGGCCGCATGCATTGCTCTTCTTTCCCTGTCCACATTGTCAGGTATGCAGGGGCAATCGGCAAACCAGGCGACCGTCGATTGGTCGCGCACGCATGCCATCCGACTTCAAACCACCGAGGCGCGCCACGGGTTTGCCGACATGCAGCCGCTCAAAAAGGTTATAGGAAACGCTCGAATTGTCTCCCTGGGAGAGGCAACCCATGGGACGCGCGAGTTTTTCCAACTCAAGCATCGCATGCTGGAGTTTCTCGTTACGAGGATGGGCTTCGACATCTTTTCGATTGAGGCCAATATGCCGGAAGCCTACCGCCTTAACGAATTCGTGCTGACCGGCAAAGGTGATCCGGCAGCGTTGCTCAAGGGCATGTACTTCTGGACGTGGAACACCGCGGAAGTGCTGGATATGATCCTGTGGATGCGTGACTTCAACAAATCGGGCAAGGGTAAAGTCGAGTTTACCGGATTTGACATGCAGACACCCGATGTCGCCATGGTGATTGCATCGGATTTCATCACCAAGTATGAGCCGGGCTATGCTGACATTGTGCGACGGGTGTGGGACGACGCCAAGGCGGCTTCGGCGTCATCGCAGAGCGGGCCCAGTTTCGGGCTGGCTGCGGGTTTTTCCCCCATAGCCGCCGTGGCTGGCAAGCAAGTGCGATTCAGCGGCTACATCAAGACGGAAGGCATCACTCGCGGCTATGCGGGACTCTGGTGGCGTATCGACGGCGCGAGCGGACCGCTGAAGCTCGACAACATGTCCGAACGCGGCCCGCGTGGTACTACACCCTGGACGCTCTACGAGATTTCCATGCTGGTGCCTGCCGACGTCAAGAACATCAATTTCGGTGTACTGCATCCTGGAGACGGCACTGCCTGGTTCGACTCGTTACAGGTTGAAATCGACGGCGTGCGCTACGCCAATTCAGAACTATTCGATTTCGATTTTGAATCCGGTGCGTTGAAGGGGCTGTTTGCATCCGGCGCCGGCTACCAGGTCGCGTTGGACAAAGAGGTCGCGCATTCCGGCAAGCAGAGCTTGCGCAGCAAGTACGTAGCGGGACCCGCCTCCGCTCAGCCCCAAAAGCAGGTAGAAGCGCGCCAAGCGGTGTTTGCCTGCAAAGAGGTGCTGAGCCACATGGAGTCCGGGCGCGAGACATGGCGGAAGGCAGGCGCCGCAGACAAAGATATTGACTGGGCCATCCAGAACGCACGCATTGTGTTGCAGAACACACTTTTATTGAAAAGACCACCGCCGCGCGCAAGAATCCGTCCATTCCGGTCAAATGACCGCAGACGGGCGTAGAATCCTGCCGGACCGGCGCACCGCTGTGAATCAGATAGACCGGTAAGTTGTCATGATCTCTCAAGTACGAACCTGAGGACCCGGGATGGTAGACGAGTGGAGCCCATAGCGCGGGCCTCGATTAGAAACGCGGCTGATGCCGGCAAAATAACATTTCCCAGGTCGGGACTTATGGCCCGCTTCGCGGAATTTATATCTACGGGTAGCGCGCGTCTACTTGGCCGACGCATGGTGGGGTAACTGTTCAGGGCCGCTTATTTCAACATCAGCAGACTGTATCCTGTTAATCCTACAATTCTGTCTGTTTTTTCTCGCCTCCTATTCGCAGCGCAACGCGACCATCGGATCGACTTTGGCCGCGCGGCGCGCAGGAAGATAACTGGCCACAAAAGCGACAACCATCAGCAACCCTGCGACACCGGCCAGGGTCGCTGGATCCGTCGGCGTAATGCCGAACAGCAGGGTTCCCATCAGACGTGTCAGGCCATAGGCGCCCGCCAAGCCGATTGCCAAGCCGGCCAAGGCAAGGCGCATGCCCTGCGCCAGCACCAAGCCCATGACGCTCTCCGTGTCGGCCCCCAGCGCGCGCCGTATGCCCATTTCCCGGGTCCGCTGCGCCACCGAATACGAGACTACGCCGAAGATCCCCACCGCAGCCAGCACGAGCGCCAGCGCGGCGAACCCACCGAGCAGAATCGTATTGAAGCGCGGCGCTGCCACAGACTCGGACACGTAGTCTTCCATCGTCTTCACATCCGAGATCGGTATGTCGCGGTCGAGCGCATGAATCTCGGCCTGAATCGTCCTGGCCAAAATTGTCGGATCTCCGCTGCTTCGAATCACGAGGTAGACTGGGCTTGTGGGGTGCTGCAGAGTCGAGAGAAAAACGCCGGGCTTGGGATCCTTGTCCATCGAGTTCTGGTGGACATCGCCTACGATGCCGACGATCTCGTAGGTGTCGTTGGGATAATCCCATTGGATGTAAAGTCGCTTGCCTATCGGGTCCTCCCCCCGATAGAACTCGTGCGCGAGTGTGCGGTTGATGACTACCGCGAGCGGCGCCCCCTTGCGGTCCCGCTCAGTGAATACGCGTCCGCTCTGCAACGGAATGGTCATGGCTGCGAAGTAGCCGGGCATCACGCAGAGCACTTCGGTCATGGGCTCCTCGCCGTGCCTGGGCCGGGGATGATCTG from the Terriglobia bacterium genome contains:
- a CDS encoding ABC transporter permease; this encodes MANDVRYALRMLRRSPSFTSIAILVLSLGIGANAAMFSVIHAVLLQSLPYEKPDKLVILWMRFTGIGIPKDQNWVSAPEFMDLRTTSKAFSEIAAIDGNSYNIRVSEKPERIEGAAVSASFFRLLGVQPLVGRSFRPEEETVGRNGVIIISYGLWQRRFGSDPNIAGRPLNINGGSFQIIGVMPKGFGYPEEAEIWTPLAFAADDLAPSRRGNHGLLAIARIRDDISFAAAQADMEGVSQRIIEGVPDYPYKNFGFRVIMTPLLEDIIGDLRPALLILMGSVVFVLLIACSNVANLLLARASSRERELAVRNALGASRFRLVRQLLTESLVLSMAGALVGMALAKWVLMALIRVAESSMPRITQAELNWPVLGFTAAIAVLTGMVFGLWPALRSSAEFNPESLKEAGRPVTSGTARRRLRDALVVAEVAMSLALLAGAGLLIRSFLRLQAVDPGFRPHNVLTMRIALPDSRYGDPGKVRVFYRELNRRLAALPGVEAAGAIGLLPLSGQNSSGTVTVDTQTVPAENRTPEADRRPVTAGLFQALGIELLRGRYFDEQDSENAAPVAIVDETMARTFWPNEDPIGKRIKRGGAQSTARWMTVVGVVRHVRYRTLESPSRVQLYWPEMQNPSPSMSIVIRTATEPHALVSAVERQILAIDPDQPVYMIRTMDDLMSNSMARRRLSTWLLAAFAGIAMLLAAAGVYGVISYSVVRRTRELGIRMALGASRGRILRMVIQHSLGLVIIGVAIGLAGSLFLTRLMSGMLFNVSATDPLTFAAVALILACVGLIAGYLPARRATHIEPVEALRQE
- a CDS encoding DUF1846 family protein; this encodes MDFDRKRGSSSLSAPPLIALSVGLAAISTAQMTMEKLRNFSGCEVHLTNIPTPEGEAGLKRLGVDLASAPRFSSRDLLPQTEEFKSRPATGNEDEALMKKIIAFSAACIALLSLSTLSGMQGQSANQATVDWSRTHAIRLQTTEARHGFADMQPLKKVIGNARIVSLGEATHGTREFFQLKHRMLEFLVTRMGFDIFSIEANMPEAYRLNEFVLTGKGDPAALLKGMYFWTWNTAEVLDMILWMRDFNKSGKGKVEFTGFDMQTPDVAMVIASDFITKYEPGYADIVRRVWDDAKAASASSQSGPSFGLAAGFSPIAAVAGKQVRFSGYIKTEGITRGYAGLWWRIDGASGPLKLDNMSERGPRGTTPWTLYEISMLVPADVKNINFGVLHPGDGTAWFDSLQVEIDGVRYANSELFDFDFESGALKGLFASGAGYQVALDKEVAHSGKQSLRSKYVAGPASAQPQKQVEARQAVFACKEVLSHMESGRETWRKAGAADKDIDWAIQNARIVLQNTLLLKRPPPRARIRPFRSNDRRRA